Part of the Zingiber officinale cultivar Zhangliang chromosome 6A, Zo_v1.1, whole genome shotgun sequence genome, ATTTCTTAATTTGACCTCCAATGGTCGTAGCAACTGTTCTTGGTGGTAGTAGAATAAGCAGGGTAGGATCGGGTTAAGCAGCAGTCGGAGGATAAGATGGAGCTGTGTGAGGCTCCGGTTGGTTCGGTCAGGAGGAAGTCGCAATGCACCACGGTTCCCAAATGAACAACGGCTGCCAGAGCTGGCTGCACCGCCTCATGTCGTGCAGCAACCCTTCCAGGTTCTGCCGCTTGGCGGTGAAGAGCAACTTGGTGTCCGGCGCCGGAATGTGGTCCTCGCCGAGCCATAGTCCTCTGTAGCTGCCGAGAGTGGACGCCGCTGCCGCAGCTGCTGCCGCTGCGGAGGTGGTTGGCGGTGAGGCTCGCCTGGGTAGTAGGTGCGTAGGTGGAACAGTGTGTTTCGGTTTGCTTTCGTCGCGGCTCGGGTTGTCAACAATCTCCGGAGTTCGGACGCGGTCGGTGGACGGCATGCCGCCGATAAACTTGTTGATGACGAGGGAAGAGCGATGAACTTTCATGGTGCCGGTCTGTTTCTGGGGCTGTGTGCTCACCTTCACTTCCACCATGGTTCCTCTGTCCACCACTtccacttcctcttcctcttcctcttcctcttcttcatagCAATCCTTCTCCTCTACTTCTTCATAGCATTTCTCTTCATCTAACTctatttcttcttcctccttaattTGTCTTTCTTTAACATCATGTTCTTCTTCCTGTCCTCGAGGCAGAGTGCTTCCGGTGGTAGCCTGGGAGGCATCACTGAACTCATCATAACCAGGCTCATCTCCATAGGTAGCTTCGATGAAAGAGAGGAGGAGGCGGCCATCCACGCGCTGGGCGTGAAGGTAGTTCTGAGAAGGAACAGACACGGCCTCGACGACGAGGCGGCCGTCGCGGCGATGAGGCCGCATGTGGATGCACCGCCCATCGCGCTGAGAGATGGAGGGGAGCGGCGGAGGGAACGACCTCACCGGCGACCGCATGCTGATGGAACAATGGTAGTTCACCGACGTCAGTTCCTTCCCTCGGGGACGCTCCGCCGCCTCCTCTGCGGCAACAGCAACGGAAACATCCTCCACTTCCTCTTCATTCTCATCCTCTCCGAACTCGAGGTCGAGGTCGCTACCGTCCCCGAAGGAAAAGAAGTCGTCGGAGCCGGTCTCGGAGCCGAGACTCTCCGTGCAAATCTTGAGGCTCCTCTGGCTCAACGAGCTCGAGGACCGCCGCACCAGAGGATGAACATAAGGAGCCGACACCGGAGCTGCCTCATCCTTCTGACATTGGATGGCGCTCCACACCTCCATTTGTCCGGGCTGCTCCTCATCGCGCCCTGGAGGATCAGGGCAGTCGTCGTCGCTGATATATTTATCCGCCGGCGTCTGCCAGCCCAGCCTGTCCAAGAACGAGGCAGCAGCAGGAGATCTCTGCATGACAGCCAACGGCATCTTCGAATTGCACAGAGATGTGTTATTTTAactgtaattttttatttcactGCGACACAAAAGCAGAGTTGATGACAGACGGagtcggaggaggaggaggaggaggaggaggaggagggagcaGAGAATGGGGTGGATTGTGCTTGTGCTTCTCAGAAGAGGCAAAGACTGCTGAGAagcgagggaggagagggagtatTTGTAGCTGCAGGGAAAGTCATAAAATTCCTAATCTCTGGGCCCTCCTCCATCCCTCAGCAAACGCACCTTCCTTCTGCTTTCCGCCTTTTATATTTTGTGGCTTACGACTTTCTCTCCCACAGAATTTTCCACCAAAAATAGTTAATACCAAGTGTTCTTAAATGTGCCATTCTCCATCAAGTGGAATTATATTCTGCGTAGTTTTCCAAAGATTTACTGAGGCAGGGATGCTGACTACTGCCTGAAGCCAGGGACCTCGAATATATGACGAAATCCCTTCTATCTCGACTCATCCACTAAATTTCATTCACAGACTCTGCTCCTTATGGATTATTCTCGCTATTCATCTTTATCCGAGCTCCACCACAACAATGTGT contains:
- the LOC121996975 gene encoding protein FAF-like, chloroplastic, producing the protein MPLAVMQRSPAAASFLDRLGWQTPADKYISDDDCPDPPGRDEEQPGQMEVWSAIQCQKDEAAPVSAPYVHPLVRRSSSSLSQRSLKICTESLGSETGSDDFFSFGDGSDLDLEFGEDENEEEVEDVSVAVAAEEAAERPRGKELTSVNYHCSISMRSPVRSFPPPLPSISQRDGRCIHMRPHRRDGRLVVEAVSVPSQNYLHAQRVDGRLLLSFIEATYGDEPGYDEFSDASQATTGSTLPRGQEEEHDVKERQIKEEEEIELDEEKCYEEVEEKDCYEEEEEEEEEEVEVVDRGTMVEVKVSTQPQKQTGTMKVHRSSLVINKFIGGMPSTDRVRTPEIVDNPSRDESKPKHTVPPTHLLPRRASPPTTSAAAAAAAAASTLGSYRGLWLGEDHIPAPDTKLLFTAKRQNLEGLLHDMRRCSQLWQPLFIWEPWCIATSS